The proteins below are encoded in one region of Segatella copri:
- a CDS encoding YihY/virulence factor BrkB family protein yields MGIIDRILGFYEDIREFNSSNIKDFRGRLKSWIKMGMLAGRIFYLKDMWARDVAALTFASFMAMIPFMAMMFVIARGFGYASLLESWLSTTFEAQPVVAQTIVNFVHNYIENTQSNYIIGTGIVMFLYTIVSLMQKIELTFDDIWHTGERSWKQIVTEYPTILFGLGLLILFASSINVWTVNMVDNVDRIADIGDSIPSFILHLAAFVPMFLFFVFCYYVIPNTYIRVRSTLVPSFLAGVCMTALQYGYIYLQVFLSSYNVIYGSLAAIPLFLLWLQISWAIVVFGALLCHTNQNIHYYDGDLQYDHLKLVQRIKVCGVVMHLVCRRFNQGEQAYTPKEIHDLTKIPQQIVNQSVKELLRARLLVEIRNGKKSSFEESVVLHPIEKIEHLTYGVMIERLFSYGEDVSSLAALESDMAMWKDIDIVNAEFIEKGKQIAF; encoded by the coding sequence ATGGGGATAATAGACAGAATACTAGGTTTTTACGAAGATATCAGAGAATTCAATTCTTCTAATATCAAAGACTTTCGGGGCAGACTCAAGTCTTGGATCAAGATGGGTATGCTTGCCGGTCGCATCTTCTATCTCAAGGATATGTGGGCCAGGGATGTGGCTGCCTTGACTTTTGCCTCCTTCATGGCTATGATACCTTTCATGGCTATGATGTTTGTCATAGCCCGTGGTTTCGGCTATGCCTCTCTGCTCGAATCCTGGCTCTCTACCACCTTCGAGGCACAGCCTGTTGTGGCGCAGACCATCGTTAACTTCGTTCACAATTATATCGAGAATACGCAGAGCAACTACATCATCGGTACGGGTATCGTGATGTTTCTCTATACCATCGTTTCGCTGATGCAGAAGATAGAGCTTACCTTCGATGACATCTGGCATACGGGCGAGCGTTCGTGGAAACAGATTGTTACCGAATATCCTACCATTCTGTTTGGTCTGGGACTGCTGATACTCTTTGCTTCGAGCATCAATGTATGGACGGTGAATATGGTGGATAATGTAGACAGAATAGCAGATATCGGGGATAGCATTCCTTCGTTCATCCTTCATCTGGCGGCTTTTGTTCCGATGTTCCTGTTCTTCGTGTTCTGCTATTATGTCATCCCGAATACCTATATCCGGGTTCGCAGTACCCTGGTTCCATCGTTCCTGGCGGGTGTCTGCATGACGGCACTTCAGTATGGATATATCTATCTGCAGGTTTTTCTGTCCAGCTACAATGTCATCTATGGTTCGCTGGCAGCCATTCCGCTTTTCCTGTTATGGCTTCAGATTTCGTGGGCTATCGTAGTGTTTGGCGCCTTGCTTTGCCATACCAACCAGAACATCCATTATTATGATGGTGATTTGCAGTACGATCACCTGAAACTGGTGCAGCGCATCAAGGTTTGTGGGGTAGTGATGCATCTGGTATGTCGTCGGTTCAATCAGGGCGAACAGGCGTATACTCCGAAAGAAATTCATGATTTAACGAAGATACCTCAACAGATTGTCAACCAGTCGGTTAAGGAGCTGTTACGTGCCCGTTTGCTGGTAGAAATCCGGAATGGTAAGAAAAGCAGTTTTGAGGAATCGGTGGTTCTTCATCCGATAGAGAAGATAGAGCATCTTACCTATGGTGTAATGATAGAGCGCCTCTTCAGTTATGGCGAGGATGTCTCAAGCCTAGCCGCATTGGAGTCGGATATGGCGATGTGGAAGGATATCGACATCGTGAATGCAGAGTTCATAGAAAAGGGAAAGCAAATCGCTTTCTGA
- a CDS encoding phosphoribosyltransferase, with translation MANYENEINSWPVLKNGLHYKWLVDYAAFSAFGTFELTAEEWEKRDLIVNFKGNSELTTEMDHQEALKKAIEMVSDKLKNLLGEEAAQFTLVCIPAALEAHTKRRFKEFSEEICKATGMTNAYPAFSYTHDVDEDGDPVDELHIDEAFFQGKKIILFDDIIASGNSVAKFADQLEGYGAKVELALALGKKISDGYDQK, from the coding sequence ATGGCTAATTACGAAAATGAAATCAACTCGTGGCCAGTCCTGAAAAACGGACTGCACTACAAATGGCTTGTCGACTACGCTGCATTCAGCGCCTTCGGTACTTTTGAACTCACAGCAGAGGAATGGGAAAAACGCGACCTTATCGTCAACTTTAAAGGTAACTCTGAGCTCACTACGGAGATGGACCATCAGGAAGCCCTGAAGAAGGCTATCGAAATGGTATCAGACAAGCTGAAGAATCTTTTGGGCGAAGAGGCAGCACAGTTTACCCTGGTCTGCATTCCTGCAGCTCTTGAGGCGCATACCAAGCGCCGTTTCAAGGAGTTCAGCGAGGAGATATGCAAGGCTACGGGCATGACCAACGCCTACCCTGCCTTCAGCTACACGCATGATGTAGATGAAGATGGCGATCCTGTAGATGAACTCCATATCGACGAGGCTTTCTTCCAGGGCAAAAAGATCATTCTCTTTGATGACATCATCGCATCCGGCAATTCGGTAGCAAAGTTTGCCGACCAGCTGGAAGGATATGGTGCCAAGGTTGAACTGGCGCTAGCACTGGGAAAAAAGATTTCTGACGGATATGACCAGAAATAA
- a CDS encoding YitT family protein has translation MTRKTKLHEIRDYVIIALAMIEGSIGLNIFLLPNHITMGGVGGIASILYWGFGIPASVSYLALNVFLLLIAFRILGYKFCLKTIYGVGIFALTTRLIETHTVGMTPLLHDQPFMATVIGAFFMGSSAGLGLSCNGSTGGSDTVAAMINKYWNISLGHAIMICDLCIITSSYLVLRDWEMVIYGYVCLFVQSLCVDHVVNALRRSVQFFIISDKYLELSAAINTAADRGCTVMDGHGCYSGKDVHMLFVLARQRESQKIFRLIDEIDPTAFVSQSAVIGVYGEGFDRFKVGKKIGLPKKK, from the coding sequence ATGACGAGAAAAACAAAACTTCATGAAATCCGCGACTACGTTATCATTGCCCTGGCGATGATAGAAGGTAGTATCGGTTTGAACATCTTCCTGCTTCCCAATCATATCACGATGGGTGGTGTAGGAGGTATTGCTTCTATCCTTTATTGGGGATTTGGCATCCCGGCATCTGTATCTTATCTGGCGCTCAATGTGTTCCTGCTTCTCATCGCATTCCGCATTCTGGGCTATAAGTTCTGTCTGAAGACCATCTATGGTGTTGGTATCTTTGCCTTAACTACCCGTCTGATAGAGACGCATACGGTAGGCATGACGCCGCTGCTTCACGACCAGCCGTTCATGGCAACGGTCATCGGTGCGTTCTTCATGGGTAGCAGTGCCGGTCTGGGTCTTTCCTGCAATGGTTCTACGGGTGGTTCTGATACCGTAGCGGCGATGATCAACAAGTATTGGAACATTTCCCTGGGTCATGCCATCATGATTTGCGACCTGTGTATCATCACCAGTTCTTATCTGGTATTGCGCGATTGGGAGATGGTGATTTACGGTTATGTCTGCCTCTTTGTGCAGTCGCTCTGTGTAGATCATGTGGTGAATGCGTTGCGCCGTTCGGTTCAGTTCTTCATCATCAGCGACAAATATCTGGAGCTCAGTGCAGCCATCAATACCGCCGCCGACCGAGGTTGTACGGTGATGGATGGTCATGGCTGTTACAGTGGCAAGGATGTCCACATGCTGTTTGTATTGGCGCGTCAGCGTGAGTCTCAGAAGATATTCCGTCTTATCGACGAGATAGATCCTACCGCCTTTGTCAGCCAGAGTGCCGTCATCGGTGTTTATGGCGAAGGTTTCGACCGTTTCAAGGTAGGCAAGAAGATAGGTTTGCCGAAGAAGAAATAG
- a CDS encoding N-acetylmuramoyl-L-alanine amidase: protein MTQKHRSISLIVIHCSATRVTQDFTFEQLEACHLARGFKSIGYHYYITKDGVVYPGRPESEVGAHARHYNAHSIGICYEGGLDKNGKPADTRTPAQNQALYSLLESLCLSYPNAEILGHRDLPNVHKDCPSFDVKRWLKLVDFHI, encoded by the coding sequence ATGACACAGAAACATCGTAGCATTTCACTCATCGTGATCCACTGTTCTGCCACGAGAGTGACTCAGGATTTCACATTCGAGCAGTTGGAGGCCTGCCATCTTGCCCGCGGTTTCAAGAGTATCGGCTATCATTATTACATCACGAAGGATGGTGTGGTATATCCGGGTCGTCCGGAATCGGAAGTCGGAGCCCATGCCCGTCATTACAATGCCCACAGCATCGGCATCTGTTATGAGGGAGGTCTCGACAAGAACGGCAAGCCTGCCGATACGCGCACTCCAGCCCAGAATCAGGCTCTGTATTCGCTTCTGGAGAGCCTCTGCCTCTCCTATCCTAATGCAGAGATACTGGGGCACCGCGATTTGCCGAACGTTCACAAAGACTGTCCGTCGTTTGATGTCAAGCGATGGCTGAAGTTGGTAGATTTCCATATCTAG
- a CDS encoding smalltalk protein: MKKVNWKTIINFLITILTAVASSFCVQNC, encoded by the coding sequence ATGAAAAAAGTAAATTGGAAAACCATCATCAACTTCCTCATCACGATATTAACAGCTGTAGCCAGCTCATTCTGTGTACAGAACTGCTAA
- a CDS encoding DNA-binding protein, with product MILIKLVKNKNKTIKEAYGKYYARPVVTETIGIDKLAEHMANHNTPFSKGAIKGLLTDMVSCVKELVLQNKAVKIDNLAIFSIGIINKMGAASIKEWSLAKFVEGYRLRARATGKLSNTQLSLDANAKNAMDLLNSSESAAGDTTTGDNTQGGGTTEGGGTSQGGSTEGTGDSGDGLE from the coding sequence ATGATTCTCATCAAGTTAGTGAAGAACAAGAACAAGACAATCAAGGAAGCGTATGGCAAATATTATGCGCGACCAGTAGTAACAGAAACCATCGGTATCGATAAACTCGCCGAACACATGGCGAACCACAACACCCCGTTCTCGAAGGGTGCCATCAAGGGCCTTCTCACCGATATGGTGAGCTGTGTGAAGGAGCTCGTACTCCAGAACAAGGCTGTGAAGATAGACAACCTCGCCATCTTCTCCATCGGCATCATCAACAAGATGGGAGCCGCCAGCATCAAGGAGTGGAGCCTCGCCAAGTTTGTAGAAGGCTACCGCCTCAGAGCCCGTGCTACCGGCAAGCTCAGCAACACCCAGCTCTCTCTCGATGCCAACGCCAAGAACGCCATGGATCTCCTCAACTCTAGCGAGAGCGCTGCAGGCGATACCACCACTGGCGATAACACACAGGGCGGCGGAACCACTGAGGGCGGCGGTACATCACAAGGCGGCAGCACCGAGGGAACAGGCGACAGCGGAGACGGCCTGGAGTAG
- a CDS encoding site-specific integrase, translating to MRKYVAEFIKYQYKRSDMSMNELTEEFIRDYCLYLKNVVGLAQSSIWIYSIPLKHIVTAAHYNGKIPRNPFAMYHVDPDHKEREFLTLDELTAMTEIKLEDPNMAFARDLFIFGSWTGIAFIDIKNLTEDNITMVNGAPWIVSKRQKTGVPFQIKLLDIPMQIVERYKSFRNGNHLFNIGNLDSINKRIKKVAVMCGIKKRVSFHVSRHSWAVLALEYGMPIESVSKILGHTNITTTQIYAKVTSSKLDHDISVFESRIKGHLPVMGGMA from the coding sequence GTGAGAAAGTACGTTGCCGAGTTCATCAAGTATCAGTACAAGCGCAGCGATATGTCCATGAATGAGCTTACTGAGGAGTTCATCCGTGACTATTGCCTTTACTTGAAAAATGTGGTAGGGCTTGCGCAGTCCTCCATTTGGATTTACTCCATACCTCTGAAACATATCGTTACGGCGGCACACTACAACGGCAAGATACCGAGAAATCCGTTTGCCATGTACCACGTTGATCCAGACCATAAGGAACGTGAGTTCTTGACCTTGGACGAGCTTACCGCCATGACTGAGATAAAGTTGGAAGACCCCAACATGGCATTTGCGAGAGACCTTTTTATCTTTGGCAGTTGGACAGGTATAGCTTTCATCGACATCAAGAACTTGACGGAAGATAACATCACCATGGTAAACGGTGCTCCTTGGATAGTGTCCAAGCGTCAGAAGACAGGCGTACCGTTCCAAATCAAGCTGTTGGATATTCCTATGCAGATAGTTGAGAGATACAAATCTTTCAGAAACGGCAATCACTTGTTCAACATTGGCAACCTTGACAGCATCAACAAGCGCATCAAAAAAGTAGCGGTAATGTGTGGCATCAAGAAACGAGTTTCATTTCATGTCTCCCGCCATAGTTGGGCTGTTTTAGCATTGGAGTATGGTATGCCAATAGAGAGCGTTAGCAAAATTCTCGGTCACACGAATATCACCACGACACAGATATACGCCAAGGTGACAAGCAGCAAACTTGACCATGATATTTCTGTCTTTGAAAGTCGAATCAAGGGGCATTTGCCTGTAATGGGAGGAATGGCATGA
- a CDS encoding carboxypeptidase-like regulatory domain-containing protein — MIRFLILMMLACLCNCTFAQSVVTGIVRDTIGTALEGVIVRVNADKATLGFARTSENGTYKITLKSDAKQLIVTAEAIGYEKTKREIKNVSQECNFNLKEKTTDLKEVVVKAPAIYQRGDTLSYNLASYIGKNDYTLKDAMKKLPGIEVGDKGSIKYLGKEISNFYINGMDLLGGRYNIATTNIPASFVNSVQVLSNHQAIKANKDVFSDNVAINVNMSNKAKFKPVGSYGVSLGAGKHTLYEINGAGMLFKSNFQMLASLKAGNINQFALTDGTNHFDNKETLSTLSNLLENISATTPPIEVDRYASPTDRLLSFNILRKIRKDVTLKGNIGYSYAKSQYDYSLTRSYADADNNVIIAQEYSPLSTIHRPSIQLEYKDNSEKTYLSNTLSSTGSFLTSELPTKENGSLFNQKQTMREFYVNNKFSTLWHHKDLCWAVTSIMSYQGSPMGKITLNKETTDNVVQNANGRSFRTENTLSMSKKHLYSRIYLPILLNYYMDKVQTSLHPTDESNDVNMQNLRMALVPQYEYSHPQYKYVFRLEIPMRIDYIIHKDNLESASSGSWYYSVCPSVYCNYKVTSRSVLRTNIFYARTFGDILDFLKTPVRFNDTSLKVGSGILADNKSLNASLHYDYKIPLKMWFFNADFLYNQEKNNLLMSQDASSTLITMSKIYAPNTGRSFMGQVGVTKFIEPIKTKISLNGGYQWKRQTTLQNDNQQKYTWKSWAFSPYLTSQPCKYVELAYNGMFAKTYLSTKYQNNSYLSQQHKVSLKLMPFDGFTFDTSADIVKNELTKDVSKTMSLFDMGLSYRKKAMKISFDIRNILNQRQYAYTIYNSVNTFTYNYLLRGRECVCTVKLTM, encoded by the coding sequence ATGATAAGGTTTTTAATTTTGATGATGTTAGCTTGTCTCTGTAACTGCACTTTTGCCCAAAGTGTAGTTACAGGAATAGTGCGTGACACCATTGGCACGGCTTTGGAAGGTGTCATCGTAAGAGTAAATGCCGATAAGGCTACTCTTGGCTTTGCGAGAACATCAGAAAATGGAACTTATAAGATAACACTAAAGTCAGATGCCAAGCAGCTAATCGTCACTGCCGAAGCCATCGGATACGAGAAAACCAAAAGAGAAATCAAGAATGTCTCACAAGAGTGCAACTTCAATCTAAAGGAAAAGACCACAGACCTAAAAGAGGTTGTTGTAAAAGCTCCAGCCATCTACCAACGAGGGGATACTTTGTCATACAACTTAGCCTCGTATATCGGAAAGAATGACTATACGCTGAAAGATGCCATGAAGAAACTCCCTGGCATTGAAGTAGGTGACAAAGGTTCTATCAAATATCTGGGCAAGGAGATTTCTAACTTCTATATCAATGGCATGGATTTGTTGGGTGGACGATACAACATTGCCACTACCAATATACCCGCTTCTTTTGTCAACTCAGTCCAAGTGTTGAGTAACCACCAAGCCATAAAAGCCAACAAAGATGTATTCTCAGACAACGTGGCTATCAATGTGAACATGAGCAACAAGGCAAAGTTTAAGCCTGTAGGCTCTTATGGAGTGTCATTAGGGGCAGGCAAACATACCTTATATGAAATCAATGGTGCCGGTATGCTCTTCAAATCCAACTTTCAAATGTTGGCTTCGCTAAAAGCAGGCAATATCAATCAGTTTGCATTGACTGATGGGACGAATCACTTTGACAACAAAGAGACATTATCTACGTTGTCTAATTTATTAGAGAACATTTCCGCTACCACTCCTCCTATTGAAGTTGACAGATATGCCTCACCAACAGATAGATTATTGTCATTCAACATATTGAGAAAGATAAGAAAGGATGTTACCCTAAAAGGTAATATCGGGTATAGCTATGCCAAAAGTCAGTACGACTATAGCTTGACGAGAAGTTATGCGGATGCGGATAACAATGTCATTATCGCCCAAGAGTATTCTCCCCTATCAACCATACATCGCCCAAGCATCCAGTTGGAATACAAGGACAACTCAGAAAAGACTTATCTTAGCAACACACTGTCGAGCACAGGTTCTTTTCTGACATCAGAATTGCCTACTAAAGAGAACGGTTCTCTCTTTAACCAGAAGCAGACCATGAGAGAGTTTTATGTGAACAACAAGTTCTCTACCTTGTGGCATCACAAGGATTTGTGTTGGGCGGTTACGTCTATCATGTCGTATCAAGGTTCTCCTATGGGAAAGATAACTCTTAACAAGGAAACTACCGATAATGTGGTACAAAATGCCAATGGAAGAAGTTTTCGTACAGAGAATACTCTCTCAATGTCTAAGAAGCATCTCTATTCTCGTATTTATTTACCAATATTGCTGAATTATTATATGGATAAGGTGCAAACAAGCCTGCACCCTACAGACGAGAGCAATGATGTGAATATGCAGAATCTCAGAATGGCTCTGGTACCACAATATGAGTACTCACATCCTCAATATAAATATGTCTTCCGATTGGAAATACCTATGCGCATAGACTATATAATCCATAAGGACAACTTGGAAAGCGCATCGTCTGGTTCTTGGTATTATTCTGTTTGTCCTAGCGTATATTGCAACTATAAGGTAACTTCTCGCTCGGTACTTCGCACCAACATATTCTATGCTCGCACCTTTGGGGACATTTTGGATTTCTTGAAAACACCCGTCAGATTCAATGACACCTCGCTGAAGGTTGGCTCTGGTATCTTGGCGGACAACAAGAGTTTGAACGCCTCATTGCATTACGACTATAAGATACCACTGAAAATGTGGTTCTTCAATGCAGACTTTCTATATAATCAGGAAAAGAACAACTTACTGATGAGTCAAGATGCAAGTTCTACTCTCATCACGATGTCGAAGATATATGCCCCAAATACAGGTAGAAGTTTTATGGGGCAAGTTGGTGTCACTAAATTTATAGAACCCATCAAGACAAAGATTTCCTTGAATGGTGGCTACCAATGGAAGCGACAAACGACTTTGCAGAACGACAATCAACAGAAATACACATGGAAGAGTTGGGCATTCTCCCCATATCTGACTTCACAGCCTTGCAAGTATGTGGAGTTGGCTTATAACGGAATGTTTGCCAAAACTTATCTTTCCACGAAGTATCAGAACAACAGCTATCTGAGCCAACAACACAAAGTGTCATTGAAACTCATGCCATTCGATGGCTTTACATTCGACACTTCTGCTGACATTGTAAAGAATGAATTGACGAAAGATGTGTCAAAGACAATGAGTTTGTTCGATATGGGGTTGTCATATAGGAAGAAAGCCATGAAGATTTCTTTTGACATCAGGAACATTTTGAATCAACGCCAATATGCATACACTATCTATAATTCCGTCAATACCTTCACGTATAACTATCTACTGAGGGGAAGAGAGTGTGTCTGCACTGTAAAACTAACAATGTAA
- a CDS encoding GLPGLI family protein — protein MKKIVLLITTICLTSETFGQKTSSSSVDEYECIYEYQMKNDKGSSDATSTILQIGRNSAMFSDYTAFQADSAIACKAPKSEIQKFKTREKRNDLLFDQSVSQNVPKGKLTVYSVITPNYYSYTESANPINWNLSEGIDTICGYTCQKAVGEYGGRTWTVWYSTDIPASFGPWKLCGLPGLVLAAKDSEGIHKFKAITFRKSSTPMNFKPYTNTIKTSREQFVKAKNKFEQNPMGNIPAESISEMTIQKYEDGGHSALVNGVVLRVRPNGYVPLELK, from the coding sequence ATGAAAAAGATTGTTTTATTGATAACCACCATCTGCCTAACATCAGAGACATTCGGGCAGAAAACGAGTTCCTCTTCCGTAGATGAATACGAATGCATCTACGAGTACCAAATGAAGAATGACAAAGGCTCTTCTGATGCCACTTCTACCATTCTTCAAATTGGCAGAAACTCAGCTATGTTCTCTGATTACACTGCGTTTCAAGCAGACTCTGCCATTGCTTGCAAAGCGCCAAAATCAGAGATTCAAAAGTTCAAGACACGGGAAAAGAGAAATGATTTGCTTTTCGACCAATCTGTCTCTCAAAATGTGCCTAAGGGCAAACTGACCGTTTATAGCGTAATCACGCCAAACTACTACAGCTATACGGAAAGTGCCAATCCCATAAATTGGAATCTGAGCGAGGGCATTGACACTATCTGTGGTTACACCTGTCAGAAAGCTGTTGGAGAATATGGTGGAAGAACTTGGACTGTTTGGTATTCCACGGACATACCAGCATCCTTTGGACCATGGAAACTTTGTGGTTTGCCAGGCTTGGTATTGGCAGCAAAGGATTCAGAAGGCATACATAAGTTCAAAGCTATAACTTTCCGTAAATCAAGCACCCCTATGAACTTCAAGCCTTACACCAATACCATCAAGACTTCGAGGGAACAGTTTGTCAAGGCGAAGAATAAGTTTGAGCAAAATCCTATGGGCAACATTCCTGCAGAATCCATCAGCGAGATGACTATTCAGAAATATGAGGATGGTGGGCATAGTGCCTTGGTCAATGGTGTGGTACTGAGAGTGCGCCCTAATGGATATGTTCCTCTCGAATTGAAGTAA
- a CDS encoding leucine-rich repeat domain-containing protein: MIKSKISVAVLFLLCLCWLPTLSLAKGKSHFTVEDSQYGTRLVKWEGKDSVVDFNNIQELKDVKVIGEMAFEMNKYIKQVILPDNLLIIEKRAFNTCENLQTVKMPNTVRYIGNSAFNMDHQLELSVLPDSLQEIGEWTFWDCNKVCISVIPEHVSKIGRLAFTCCEGIKALVFKNQLEVINDRAFSGCKNLERIVFPNNLREISDFAFARCINLKGINLPASLQKIGYRAFGNCESLLFVKYNSNPKVDSSAFMNCPISQEK, translated from the coding sequence ATGATAAAAAGTAAGATTTCAGTTGCTGTACTATTTCTGCTATGCCTTTGTTGGTTACCAACACTTTCATTGGCAAAAGGAAAGAGCCATTTTACGGTAGAAGATTCACAATATGGAACTCGCCTTGTGAAATGGGAAGGAAAAGACTCTGTTGTGGATTTTAATAACATCCAAGAGCTTAAGGATGTAAAAGTAATAGGAGAAATGGCTTTTGAAATGAATAAGTACATCAAGCAAGTCATCCTTCCCGACAATTTGCTGATTATAGAAAAACGAGCTTTCAATACTTGTGAGAATCTTCAAACCGTAAAGATGCCAAACACAGTGAGGTATATCGGCAATAGTGCATTCAATATGGACCATCAATTAGAGCTTAGCGTCTTGCCGGACAGTTTGCAAGAAATCGGTGAATGGACATTTTGGGATTGTAATAAGGTCTGCATATCCGTGATACCTGAGCATGTGAGCAAAATAGGAAGACTGGCTTTCACTTGTTGCGAAGGCATAAAGGCCCTTGTATTCAAGAATCAACTAGAAGTAATTAACGACCGTGCATTTTCTGGTTGCAAGAACTTGGAACGCATAGTCTTTCCGAACAATTTGAGAGAGATCTCCGATTTTGCCTTTGCCCGATGCATTAACCTTAAAGGCATCAATCTCCCTGCATCTTTGCAGAAAATCGGATATAGAGCATTTGGAAACTGCGAGTCACTTTTATTCGTGAAGTATAATTCTAATCCCAAAGTTGACTCTTCCGCATTTATGAATTGCCCAATAAGCCAAGAGAAATAA
- a CDS encoding nucleotidyl transferase AbiEii/AbiGii toxin family protein, whose translation MGKKNYGKSVKTRLLNLMNETGYKYMYLLARYFNERLLYRVSVSQYKDNFLLKGGSLLYAMNGLEARPTVDVDFMADRISRDRDFLAHVFQEILGIVCDEDGVSFDVNSIKLEPITVEKKYPGTRFYFTAHMDTIAYNMSVDIGFGDVVTPYPTTIDFPLLLPDIPSVNIQAYSLETVVAEKFHTMIDRDVLNSRMKDFFDCYQLLTKRDLSDDTLYDAIKATFDNRGLTYNPELQLFTESFATDAARIVRWKAFLKKIQWKETLDFKTVMEVIKERLQPMAEKYWKK comes from the coding sequence ATGGGAAAGAAAAACTACGGTAAGTCTGTTAAGACCCGCTTGCTCAATCTGATGAATGAGACAGGCTATAAATATATGTATCTCTTGGCAAGATATTTCAACGAGAGGTTGCTTTACAGAGTATCTGTAAGCCAATATAAGGACAATTTTTTGCTGAAAGGTGGCTCTTTGCTTTATGCGATGAACGGACTTGAGGCACGTCCTACAGTAGATGTTGATTTCATGGCAGATAGAATTAGCCGTGATAGGGATTTCCTTGCGCACGTGTTCCAGGAAATTTTGGGCATTGTATGCGATGAGGATGGAGTATCGTTTGATGTTAACAGCATTAAGTTGGAGCCTATAACTGTTGAAAAGAAGTATCCTGGCACAAGATTTTACTTTACGGCCCACATGGATACTATCGCTTACAACATGTCTGTTGACATTGGCTTTGGTGATGTTGTAACTCCATATCCAACAACTATTGACTTCCCATTGCTTTTGCCTGACATTCCATCTGTGAACATACAGGCATATTCCTTGGAGACTGTTGTCGCCGAGAAATTCCATACGATGATAGACCGAGATGTGCTCAACAGTCGCATGAAAGATTTCTTCGACTGTTACCAACTCCTGACAAAGAGAGACTTGTCTGATGACACATTATATGATGCGATTAAGGCGACTTTCGATAATAGAGGGCTTACATACAATCCCGAATTGCAGTTGTTTACAGAAAGTTTTGCGACAGACGCAGCACGTATAGTTCGCTGGAAAGCATTTCTGAAAAAGATTCAATGGAAAGAAACTCTTGATTTCAAGACTGTTATGGAAGTAATAAAGGAAAGGTTGCAGCCTATGGCTGAAAAATATTGGAAAAAGTAG
- a CDS encoding type IV toxin-antitoxin system AbiEi family antitoxin domain-containing protein, whose product MNNIVCKVAALGGTISTTDISHLSEYKRLLRAKERGDLIKLRHGIYAVPDALLNTMIDVERIVPNGIVCLYNAWAYHQLSTTVPPAFCIAIANKRKVVIPDTLPIELYYWKKENLEFGIMDAEISGYHVRITDMERSVCDAVKYRNKLGLDICAEVIRTYLKKPNRNLTRLQDYAQRLRVFNTLKNYLEIAIE is encoded by the coding sequence ATGAACAATATAGTTTGCAAAGTAGCAGCACTTGGTGGCACTATCTCCACTACTGATATATCTCATCTGTCAGAGTATAAACGACTGTTGAGAGCTAAGGAGCGTGGCGACTTGATAAAGTTGCGTCATGGCATATATGCCGTTCCCGATGCTTTGCTTAATACAATGATTGATGTGGAACGGATTGTACCTAATGGTATTGTATGCCTGTACAATGCGTGGGCTTACCATCAGCTTTCGACAACTGTTCCACCTGCTTTTTGTATAGCCATCGCCAACAAGCGGAAGGTGGTGATACCAGATACGCTTCCGATAGAGCTGTATTATTGGAAGAAGGAGAACTTGGAGTTCGGCATTATGGATGCAGAAATTTCAGGGTATCATGTTCGTATTACCGATATGGAGCGAAGTGTTTGCGATGCTGTAAAATACAGGAATAAATTGGGGTTAGATATTTGTGCTGAAGTGATACGCACCTATCTGAAAAAGCCAAACCGCAATCTCACTCGTTTGCAGGATTACGCCCAACGCCTCAGAGTGTTTAATACATTGAAAAATTATCTTGAAATAGCTATAGAATAA